The nucleotide window AAAGTCACATTCCCTACGAAGTTAGATTTAACTCCATACATGAGCACCACTGATGGAACTGACCAGTATGATCTATATGCTGTCGTTGTTCATCTGGATATGCTGAATGCTTCGTTTTTTGGGCATTATATATGCTACATAAAACATTATCGAGGACGTTGGCTTAAATTGGATGACTGCAAGGTACATGTTCACTCTATATTATAACCATACAGATATATGTGAGTCGTAATTCCAGTTGATCCATTTTCTTGCTTTGATTTGTAGGGGATGGCTGTTGACGAGGAGGAAGTACATGCTCAAGGTGCCTATATGCTTCTATATAGCAGGTAATTATCATGTATGTCCTCGTCTAGGGAATCAATTTCTACTGAAAGGGGAAATGTCACATATATACATCTTACCTGAATCCAGGTCCTTTTCTATTGCTACTTGATGTAAGCTTGAGTTGATTATATCTACTTCCTTGCTGATCTTTGCATATTTTATACTCTAGAATTGTGTGGTCATCTTCATTTCCAACAACATACACTATTATGCAAAAGAAAGACCTTTCATATAATATGTGCCTCCATATTGTTCTGTTGTTGTATAATATGTGGCTTCACCATTTTAGGATAACAGCTGCCAGATGGAACTTTCCTGACCACCGAATTTTCTTTCTTTATCATACTTTCATTATTTTGTCTCGTGCAAAAATTATTTCTCTGTTTATTCCACAATTTATTTTTCATAAATTTAACTAGTACAGTATCATTTTGTCTGTGACTGTTCTAACTAGTTTTATTTCATAAAATTTCGTAATTTTTTTAATACATTAAAATGTTCCGGATTTGTCTTATTTCCttattttgttttgttcacatttTTTTGTGGTATTTCTCCATTTAATCCATTTTTGTCACGAATATAACTAGTATTACCTGTCTGAGACTATGCTAAAATGCTCTGGACATGTGGGCTTACAAACTTGCCTTTTCCCTTTACGACTCTGCAGGAGAACAGCTCGTCCTGTACCACTTCTTCCAGTCAAAGAACCAATAAAACATGAGAAACAGTGCAAAGTTCCTCCTTTAAATGGACAAAATCATTTGATACCTGAGGATGTGTCATTAAAATGTGAATCATTGTCAAAGCCTTCAGAGGATCTACGAGAAGATTCTGAATCCAGCAATGACTCTCTGCATAGAATGGATACCGTCGACCAGGTATCAGACCTGGATTTGCATATGAACATTGAGAGAGACAAATTCGTTACCAATGAAAGTATACATCAGCCAATTTCATCGGCATTACATGTCCTTGAAGAAGATACTAGAGACTCAGGTTCTCTGTTAGAAGGCAACAATACCATGAGAGCTGACCAATTTGGCAATTCTGCATGTGAATCCTCTTCAGTTAATTCCTCTGAAGAGGAATGCAAGGAACCTGCCCCAGGTATTGATTCAGTTGACTACATGGATATTGATATGGAAGCTGGAACAGAAGTTGAAACACAGAATGTGCAACAACAACCTATCTTAGGTGATTCAGTTGGAGTGATAGGCAACAAAACATCAGTCCCAACCTTTGAGAATTGTATGGCAGGAAAACCAAAACCACTCTTTTCTATTGGTTTCCTTGACAAACCCTCAAGAAAGAAGTCCGACTCTAGGGAAgagtgtcaaaatggtggcagcATGGCAGTTTCCTCCCAAAAAATAGATGGTCATTGTAATGAACATCTCAGCAGGCCAGAGCAAGGACTTATTGCCAACTCCCTTGGCGGCAGCCCATCCTCAGCAAATGGAAGTGTACATTGCAATGGGGACGTGTTTGTGACTCCTAGCAACGGAGTTCTTGTCAATGGTGATACACAATCCGACAATTATTCCTTGGATGCAGCAAAGAGAGATGTACCTTCTGTTAGGGGATTTAATCCAAGGCCTTACAGATCACCATCAAGCAGCAACCCAAATCGGAATAATACAAGCAAAGGGGAAATGTCATTCTTCCCACGTGGTTTCCTTGCAAAGCCTCGTTCTGGAGAGAAAGCAGTCAAAGTTGATGATGGGTTGCCATTTAGTAATGGAAATGGCAaaccatcatcatcatcctctgTGAATGGCAACGGCATATCAAATACCAATTCTTCACCTCGAAGCACCACAGGTGGCATGGGCATGTCTCCTGGATTCCTTGCGAAGCGTTCCAGGGAGTCTGCAGCTGCAAGCTTTATGGGTGATCTGCAGAGCAGTAACACTTCCAGGGAGCAAGAACATGTTGGTGCTGCAGCACTACTACCTGACAAGATACAAGAAAGGCGGAGTTCCTATTGCACCACAAATGGCATTGATGCCCAACACGGAGCAGCTTCCGTTCATGATGTGAGTGGTCACAGTGATGAAAACGGGCACGCATTCGTGGGCACCAAGAAGGGCATCCATGGTGAAAAAAATGGTAGCAATGGAACCCTTGATATGCATGACAGCAGTTGCCAAATGGATGAAAACGGACATGGAGTTCTGGATATCAAAGATGTCGTCTTCAGAGAACAAAATGTCAGCAATGGAACTCTCGATACGCATGGCATGGGGTCCGAAGATGCTGACCACGTCGTCAAGTCACCCGCTGCTCCTGCCCATGACGGTCTGCGACGAAGATTAACCACCTCAAAATATTTTGATGAGAGTAGCATGGACGAGCAATGAAAGCTGAAGGTAGATAACCCGAAGAGGAGCCATGGGCAAGGAAGTGGTAGAAGTGGCTGATTGGATAGGTTACCTGCCATTGCAAAAATTGGATGATACAGTAGTAGTTTTGCCTCCCCTCCACCATTTTTGGTGTCCCTCGTGGCTCCCACTTGTCAGAGGGGTGGAGGGGTGTCTCTGGGCCTCCACACAATTTGCAGAGGCTCAGATGCTCCCCTGGTGCCATGTTTCTCTCCCTTGTTGCCATTATTGCTAGGTACATAGCAGAGTCTAGGCTTACCTTCTTTTCGTTTACCTTGTTAGCTTGAATAAACACAAGTGCTGACTTGCTTTGTCATGGAAGCTTAATCAATCAATTGTAGAGGAAATGATCTGATTGTGTTGTTCACTTTAGTTTCTTCATTTTCTGTCGACTGCCGGTGCATGTTATATTTCTCTTGCACTGCGGTGAACTTTTGCTGGTTGACGAAGTGTTTGTTGCTGTTTTATCTTTGAAAAAATTGCTTGCATCATGTAACAGAAGTAGCAAGTGTATTAGATGCTTAGTTGGGGAATAGGATTTCGACGATTCTGCCTCACTCTTATTAGTTATCATGGTCAGTTGTGTTGATTTAGAAGTAATTTGGGGAACAACTGTTTAATGCAAATTTCTTTGTGTTGAATATGCAACAGTAGGCTTATTTAACATGAAAGTGTCTTTATTTAGTTTTGTGTAGAAGTTGAAAGTTTTATGTAGGTTCTTCTCTCTTATAGGAGATACAAAAGCAGAGTCAGGACGCCGCCTCTTTTGACTCCTTGACTCCTTTATTTAAACGAGATATGTATACTTTTATGAATTTGTTCCGCCTAACTCAGAAATCACACACATAAATATACAAAATCGCATGATGGTCGGAGCAAAGCCATGGATACGCCACCCACACCAAATCAACAAGTTCCCTCGCCTTGGCTTGGTTAGGGCAACTCCGACGCCGTGCATCGGTTTGTAATCGTTCGGACAACACATCCAACACCGTGTATCGAGCGTCCGTGGACCAGACGTCCTAAGTCACACAATCCGGAAGCAAAGCTAGGGGAGGTTTGCGGGCGTCCGGACAACCGCCACATAGGCATTTGACGTCCCGGACCCAGCCAAAACCGAGGAGGAGCCTGCACATTTGGACATTTCCACGGCATTTCCGGGCGAAAGCCTGCCCTATCCCACCCTCTCCGCCACCTAGTTCCCACCCGTTTCAACGTCCACCGCCACGATGGAGCCAATCGAGACGGTCGCCGTCACGCCCAAGCAGGAGCACCCGTTGGTGGTGGCCGCCCACATGCCAACACGGTGACACGCAACACCAGTTGCCGCAAATAGAAGAAAAGGAAGGGCAACACAGCAAGCCGGTCAACACTTGAGAGTATGGGCTGGGCCGAGGAAATAGCAGACAACCCCGCTTCGTGGCTTAAGCCCAGGATGGTGGTGGTGTGATGTACCTTGAAATACCTCACCTTGGCGGTTGGCGCCCAATGTGACCGCCTCAACCAACAAGTTTTTCCTCTCCTCGCCGGCCGGAGCCTAAAAAACCAGGAACCTCTCCCTTGCCCTCTCTCCACGGCGCAACGCCCACTCCAAAGTGGCATAGGGCCGATGATCCCACCTTGTGCCGAAAGTACGGGACTACCATGGTGTCAGGCACCTAGAAATGCCCTGCCTTGGCGCTCAAACCACTTGTGGTCATCTAGGAAGTCGCAAAGATGACCAAAAACACAAAACCAATGAAACATGAGAAGTAAACACGACGGCAATCTCAACACCACCAATGATGTTGTCAACCGTCCCCCTGACAGCCAATCGTACCAAAACACGAATGTCTCCTTGGCGTCACACATGCTTCCTAGTGTCAACAAGGGATAACTCCACATCACACAGTCTTACAAACATAAATCCACATCGAAGCAGGACATGGGAGATAAGGGGATATCAAGAAGCACATCACAACACAATGCAGCGAGCCGAGAACAAGATCCCGCAAAAATAAGGCACAAGAACAACAAGAGTAAGgatttgcaaaaaaaaaacatgACATGGGCTGGGCCGAGCGAAAGGCCGGCAAGCCCACATTGTGCCCAAAGCCCGGGACGGCCATGGCGTGAGGCACCTTGAAATACCACGGCTTGGCGCCCAACGTAACCGCCTCAACCAACAGCTTTCTCTCGCCTCTCCTCGCCGGCAGGAGTCCGTCGCCCTCCTCCATCGCGTAGCGCTCACCTCCAAGCGTCACAGCGCCGGCGACCGATGGACCAGTTCCACGACGGGCAGCACGTGCGGCTGCGGAACCGTCGGCGCGGCCGGTacgtccgcgccgccgccgacggGGTGAGAGTCACCCTCAGCCGGCGCCGCGCGTCGCTGAACGTCGCGTGGACGGTGCACGTCTACCACAGCGCCGACGGCGACGGCCCGTACCTGCTCCTCCACAGCGCCGCCTACGGCCGCTACCTCGCCGCCACGGACATGCCGCTGCCGGGCGGGCACGGCCGCTTCCGCGTCGAGCAGCGCAGATACGACCAGCCGGAGCTGAGGCCCATCATGTGGCAGGCCATCGGGGCCGGCGGCGGGGGCAGGGTCATGCTCCGCAACGTCGGTGGCCTCCACCTCAGCGTCCGCGTCCGCGGCAGCCGCACCATGTTCTACTGGGCCGTGGAGCCCATCCCCGCCAGAGAGGCCGCGCCTCGCCTTCCACCGCCGCTTTCGGTGAGATAAGTCTCGAATTGCTTCTTGCCGCCATTGTTGCCAACTCTGTTTCTCGAGATTCAGGTTCCTGATAGCATCCGTGCTTTCGATCAGAAAGAAAATTCAGAGTCGAAATTCAGATTGCTTCTTTGATCTGATTTGATCTCCTCCTCAACATAACAATCCATGGTTCTTTGGCAGTTCGGGCAGGAGGAGCCGAGGGCGGAGCGGCGGATCCGGGTCGTGCAAGCCACCGCCGAGGGGCTCTACGCCGACGAAGGCTGGTCCTATTTCCAGTTCTTTGGGAGGTGCGTGAACCACCTGAGGAACGCTCTGGCCAGGCACCTCAACCTGCCGCGGAGCCCCGCCTTCGTCATGTGTGTGCGAGCGGGCCGCCACGGGAGGCTCACCCCACTCGTCGTCGACCTGCCCCACGGCGGCTCCGGCGAGACCCTCGAGGTCGTCGTCATGCTGTCCGGGACCCCTGGTGAGAGGCTATCTCCCATGTCTTACTGAATTTGTTATGCACAATGTGCAGATCTGATCGTAAAAGATGGTCTGAACTCTGAACTCTGAAGCTAGTAGAAAGAAACTACTGTTTCCACATTTCTTTTCTTGATCCAGATAATTCAGCTAGTAGAAAGGAACATTTTGCCACTAGTAGAAATTATGGAGCCTAGAGAGCCAAAACAAAGTTCATTCATCTCATTTCATCTTTACAAAATTCAGGCTGTATACTACAATGGACAGTGCATAAAAGCATAGTTCCTTGCACATTTATATTGTTTTGGGTTCTGCCTTCTTGACGCCGTCATTATACTGTTATTGATCATTGGTCTGCCACTTAACTTCCACATTATTTCTGCTGATTCAGCCTGTGATGCGCTGCGGCACCCGGACATCGACGCAGAGTAGAGAAAGATCAGAGCTGGAGTATAGAGAGCTCACTTCTTCACAAGTTTCGCCACCTCCGATATGATGACAGCAGAAATTGTGcctatagatagatagatagaatAGATATAGATTGAGAAAATTCAGCAGCTCTAGTGTTTAGCTGAACTTGGTCCGTTCCTGACAGGACAGGGAGAGGGGGAAGCCCTGTCTGTTTTGGCCTCGCTGCTCTATGATTCAGAACTGCCGACGAAGGCATTGTTGCGTCCCCATGGCTGAACAATGTTTGTTGTGATGCTTGTCGTAGTAGTTGCTACATTGTCGCTCTTCTGATATTCATTTCTGTGATGTGATTGCCACCGTTTCTTTTCACTGTAGGGGGTTCCTGTAATGAGTAATAAGTTGATGATCCTGCAAAAAAAATAATTAGATCATGCATTTCGCGTAACTGAAAATGCTGTGATTTTTGCAATGAGTTGATGGTCCTGCATCCCTTTTAGAATATGCATTTCGTGTATAACTGAATAATGTACCGGGTTCTTCCTGTGAGCAGTAATGGGATTTTTAACGCATGAAATAAAAATCAAATTTTATCCAGGAGCTCTACATGACAACTAGTTTCTCCACATCACACTGTTTTCAGGTTCAAGTTCTGCAAGTTTTTTCTGGGCAatttttcttttggttttttCAAGCACGGTTTTCGCTTggttttctctttctttttcctttttatttttatttttcatgaACTTTCTTTTGAATTTGTGAACTTTTTAAAAGTTTGtgaaacatttttttcaaatcTGCAATTGTTTTCCAAATTGGAGAACATAATTCAAACTCGTgaaattttttcaaattcatgaaattttgaaaattttaacTCATGAACAATTTTTAATTCATAATATTTTCCAATCCATGAACCATTTTCAAATTCACGATCTTGTAAATTTTTTAACCCGTAACAATTTTTTAAGTcgtgaactttttccaaatttgtgaactttttaaAATTTAACTCGTGAACACTTTTCAAATTCAAGAATTGTTTTTTAAACttgtgaacttttttgaaatttcaTGAACTTGTTTCAAAGCTAGTGGGCGAAGCAAGCACGCGTGCGAAGCTGGCGAGTAGGCGAGCAAGCTGGCGCAATAATAGGCCATGGCCTAGCAAGCGAACGCCAATTCCTAactggcgcttaaagcgctgacTACGAGCTCCACAAATAGACCGCGCCACACACATGAATTTGTTcgaaatttcaaaaaatgttcgcctcttcaaatttttttcaaaaaattacAAATATTTGTATTTCAAAAAATTGTAGAGAAATTTCAGAAAAAAAATATGTGTTTCAAAATTGCTCAGATATCAAAACAAATACATTTTTTAAAAAGAGCAAACAAAATTTTCAACATGAACAGTATTTAAATTCTTTGACATTTTCTGGAAAATACTAAAAAattgaaaatttaaaaaaatcttAGAAAAATATGAACAAAAGTTTGAAACCAATTGTTTTTTTAGAATTTCCTCAAACATTTTTGTATTTgtgtagagagagagagagggagagagagagagagagagagagagagagagagagagagagagtgagcaACGGGCGCTGTAGAGGATAAGGGTAGCACAACAGTAGCGCGGGGAAGGATCCGCGCCACTACTAAGCTCATCACTTATAGCACGGGATCCAAGTCAACCCTACTGCTAGTCGGAGCCCACAAGCTGGCCCCGTGTATAAGTAGTAGTAGCACGTGGTCCATGTCCCGTGCTACTGCTATGAGGTTAGAAGCAGCGTGAGTTGTGCAGCCAACGCTGCTACTGTTGCCtgctccgggggggggggggggggggggggggggggtgatgtGGGGGATGCTTAGCAGTAGCGTCGGGTTGCCCAGCCCGCGTTGCTACTGAGATGTACCTATAGCGTTGCTTCCAGTCCCGCGCTGCTACTGAGATGTACCTGTAGCGCTGCTTTTAGTCCCGCACTACTGCTAATTAATACTGGCGCCGGCTTCAGACCCTGCGCTACCGCTAAGTATCTATTTATAAGGTATTGTCTAGTAGCGTGAGCGACATTGAAAGAGGGACTAATAGCACTTATGGTTGTATCATTAGCAAGCTAGTTTAGTTAATTGTAAGTTTATTTTTGAAGGTCGAGCATCAAACACTAATGCAGATAGATTAGCTAAGTTTTCAAACACTCTTTATTAATGATGACATCTATggtttattcaccacatgattaTGTTGTTATACCAATTCATGTGGACTATGATTAATAAAGCTTAGCTATATCCCTAAAAAAACTACAGTAAGATCGGGGGGCGAATTTGCCATTGGAGGGTCTGTGTAGAATT belongs to Triticum urartu cultivar G1812 chromosome 7, Tu2.1, whole genome shotgun sequence and includes:
- the LOC125524222 gene encoding ubiquitin carboxyl-terminal hydrolase 42-like encodes the protein MPGGGIGGGGPGFDFDFDFPAVIQAALVGFVLLAAAAAALRRAASRYFLVDAAGFAAAYEDHHHHIAPAYAMPPQGDQQPPPSSPLGQGGQLQAAAPELGPCAQCGAAGTKKCSGCKRMRYCSGECQSKHWQSDHKFKCKQMKLLDPIDKLPCGVEANSKKSPVSGHRGISLVPGHRKLNKVIYPYDDFLKLYNWKCNDSKYSDFLTCGLVNCGNSCFANVVLQCLSYTRPLVAYLLGKDHYRQCAIRHEDWCFLCELQSHIQRAFDSVHPFAPTNILSHLPNIGGNLGFGRQEDAHEFMRFAIDKMQSACLDEFGGEKVVDHSTQETTVIQHIFGGRLQSQVQCTACGMVSNRYENMMDLTVEIHGDAESLEKCLDQFTAIEWLDGDNKYKCDGCNDYVKARKHLTVHQAPNILTITLKRFQSGRFGKLNKKVTFPTKLDLTPYMSTTDGTDQYDLYAVVVHLDMLNASFFGHYICYIKHYRGRWLKLDDCKGMAVDEEEVHAQGAYMLLYSRRTARPVPLLPVKEPIKHEKQCKVPPLNGQNHLIPEDVSLKCESLSKPSEDLREDSESSNDSLHRMDTVDQVSDLDLHMNIERDKFVTNESIHQPISSALHVLEEDTRDSGSLLEGNNTMRADQFGNSACESSSVNSSEEECKEPAPGIDSVDYMDIDMEAGTEVETQNVQQQPILGDSVGVIGNKTSVPTFENCMAGKPKPLFSIGFLDKPSRKKSDSREECQNGGSMAVSSQKIDGHCNEHLSRPEQGLIANSLGGSPSSANGSVHCNGDVFVTPSNGVLVNGDTQSDNYSLDAAKRDVPSVRGFNPRPYRSPSSSNPNRNNTSKGEMSFFPRGFLAKPRSGEKAVKVDDGLPFSNGNGKPSSSSSVNGNGISNTNSSPRSTTGGMGMSPGFLAKRSRESAAASFMGDLQSSNTSREQEHVGAAALLPDKIQERRSSYCTTNGIDAQHGAASVHDVSGHSDENGHAFVGTKKGIHGEKNGSNGTLDMHDSSCQMDENGHGVLDIKDVVFREQNVSNGTLDTHGMGSEDADHVVKSPAAPAHDGLRRRLTTSKYFDESSMDEQ
- the LOC125519360 gene encoding uncharacterized protein LOC125519360 yields the protein MDQFHDGQHVRLRNRRRGRYVRAAADGVRVTLSRRRASLNVAWTVHVYHSADGDGPYLLLHSAAYGRYLAATDMPLPGGHGRFRVEQRRYDQPELRPIMWQAIGAGGGGRVMLRNVGGLHLSVRVRGSRTMFYWAVEPIPAREAAPRLPPPLSFGQEEPRAERRIRVVQATAEGLYADEGWSYFQFFGRCVNHLRNALARHLNLPRSPAFVMCVRAGRHGRLTPLVVDLPHGGSGETLEVVVMLSGTPACDALRHPDIDAE